From Aegilops tauschii subsp. strangulata cultivar AL8/78 chromosome 5, Aet v6.0, whole genome shotgun sequence:
CGCCGACGAGGACGAGGGCCCGCCGCCGTAGCCGGGGATGCGGCGGAAGCCGATGTTCTCGACCGcgccgacggtgttgaagaacATGCGCTTGTTGAGCTCCTCCACCAGCGTCCGGTGCAGCAGCTGGCTCCGCACGTCCACCATCGACCGGTTCCTCGTCATGCGGCCCTGCTGCCTCCGCggccgcccctcgtcgccgccggCGTCGGGGCTCCCGCGGTggtgccgcggccggccggcgCGCGACGACGACACGTCGTGTCCTGCTGTGCCGCTGTCTCCTCGGCCGAATCTGGTGGCCTTCACCTGGCCCGTCTTGGAGACGCCAGGCTTCTCTTCGGGCTGGGCCTCTTCGGAGGAGTAGTGCAGCGCGGAGCGCGTGGAGCTCGTCTCGTCGTCGTCGCTGCTCACAGCGTAATCTACGCCAACCACAAGAGGACACGTGTCATGGCTCAACGAAGGACAGCAAAACGACCACAAATTGCAACTAGTCAAAGGTAGGGAAATGTGTGCTCCATTATGCTGTCCTTTCGTCTTCATCAAGGATGACTATGATATATCCCATTTCCATATGCTGCGACGTGACATAAAATATGTGCTTTTTATCATGTCAAATGGAATGCTAGCAAATGAGCATATGTAGACAGCGACAACCGCGTGATGAGTATATGCATGCCAACACCACAAGCAATGGCCACAGTCGCCGATGCATAGACATAGACCATAGGTACATAAATTCCAGTATGTCTTAAGACACTGATAGCGTCTTTGATATGCATGCTAATCATCTGTCTGGTAAAAGCGTATTACtgaaaaaaaaatatgaattttgtacTATGGAAAAATCGTTACAGACCTAGTCGGCACTCTTTTACTTTATTATTAAGCTAAATAAATGTTTTTGTATCTATTAGTTGCCATTTCACTCCACACTTCCTAAAAAGTGTAACATGTAGTTTCAAAAAACGTGTAAGCATGTAAGAGCATGTGCAATGCTTGGTCCTTATGTAGACGTTTGCAGTTGAAAAATATATCAAAACTTCAAAATTTCATGTTAGTGCCCTCTCTTTCAACGCTAGCAGCTAATATAGCTAATACATGCACTAATAAACTCCAGAACCTGTGGTCATGGCCCCTAAGTATTTTACCTCCTAATGCAAAGGAAAAAGGCCAACGATCAACTCCATCTTTTGTGATGATGCCACACCAATTGCAGAATTTCTTGACACAATTGTTAACTGGCTGGGAATTCTATCGTAGCGCCTTCTGCTAGCCCCTATGCGTTGGGCATTCCCTAATAAAGGTCTAGTGGAGTCGTCGCATCATACTTACTTCCCCTTTTTTCTAAGCAGAATATAGAAAGATCAAATTTGCATTAtggttgtcatttcttaaaactTCTCCACTATGTGCCTTGATCGCTTCTTCAATCTAAATGAATCTTTCAGTCCATTATATCATCATCTAACTATCGTCCACAACACACAAATATAACATGACTAAAGATTGCATTAATATTTCACCTTTGTTCTTAACACTTGTGTGCAGTCTAATTTAGAATTTGTAGTGTGCAATCTTGGATTACTTACTACAAGAAATTTAGGTAATAAAGAATCCACAAAACCGTACTTTCTAGTATGTAACTATGTTATGTATTCCTAGCAACTAAAATTGTACTTAAGATTTATATTGTAAAACTATATTTATGACAAATTTAACAATACTACCTTCACATAACCAATGTAATATACCACATGGCACATTGGTGAGTAATCTAAAAAAGGTTTATATGTTTGCACATAATAGTTGTTCAATAAATCTGACTACATGCTTCTAAAGTGTGGTCTATATATTCCCAAACAGAGCTGTGTATTACCACATAAATAATTACTGGCAATCTGACATTGTATCAACGTCTAACTATGTTCATCCACATAATATAACATAAATAATTGCATTAAGACTTCACGTTTGTGCTTAATACTTATGTGCAATCTAATTTAGAATTCGTATTGTGCAGTCTGAGACTACTGAGATTCAACAAATTTTGATAACCAAGAATCCACAAAACCGTACTTTCTAGCGTGTAACTATGTTAATATACTATAGTAAATGGCAAAATTAATAAGACTACTTTCACATACCCGACGTTTATATACCACATGACACACGTGGTGAGAAATCTAGAAAGCAATAATTATATGTTTTCACATAATAGTTCTTAAAATAAATCTAACGACATCCTCTTCTAAATAAAGTGTGATCTATTCCAAATAGTTACTATGCACTGCCCTAAATTATATTACTCCGTTCCAAAATTCTTGTCATAGATTTGTCTATATACAGgtgtatctaacactaaaataTGACTAGGTACATCTACATCTAGACTaatttaagacaagaattttggggcAGAGTATAACATATTGCTAGCTTTGCATGATCTTCAAATATGCAACTTAAGACATTAGACATTACATGTGTCTAAGCAAAAGTTTAAACAAACGTGAAACTATTAATCATGATATATCTAATTAATAATATCATTAAGGGTGACTTCTTTTTATAAACAGTTAGACCCCAAACATAGTGCTCTAGCTAAATCGTTGTATCTATGTTCTTTACTTCCTGTCATATCCCTCTAAAAACTTCTTATCGCACCACCATTTCAATTGTAAACCGACCTTCTAATTACTTTTTTAAAAAGGGAATATTAATTAACCCCGACCTCTGCAATCGGTCTTCTAACTACTAATCAAATCAAGTAAAGTAGCATTGCGATGCTGACATATATATGATCACAAGTCAAAAAGACTGGTGTTAAAATTACGCACCTTGGAACCAGCCAGCGTAGCCGCCACCTGATGTTGTCGGCCCTGTGCCACAATGAGACCCGTTTGAAGAGGTCGGGGAAGAGGAGAGGTAGTAGAAAGGAGGCTGCTCCTCATTGTCGTCATTATCGGCGTACGTATAGTACTCCTGCTGATCATCACAGCCACCGCCGACCCAGTCCGGTACCAGCCTCGTGATCTCCTGCTCGATCATGGCGGCGATCTCTGAGGGGTCCCGGTCCGTGATGTCCAGCTCCTTCACCATCTCCCTCGCCACCTCCGTCGCTGTGTCGCCGGCGATGTCGAACGGGAAGTAGATGTTCCTCGAATGGCCTGATCACATGAACAGTTAACCTTGTCACGTTGTCAGGTCAAGACTTCCATGTACGTACGTACTTGTCTGGGAAATATTACAACGGCTAAAAAGTGGAGTACCTGCTTCGTCGACGATCTGCACTTTGAGGAAGATGGTGTCGTCGTCGGTGTTGagcttgccggtgatggtcatgTCAGTCCTTGCTGCCACCGGCTCAGCCTCCTCCGGGTTATCCTTCCGGTCACCGGAGGTGGGCAAGGCAGGCAGCAATGGCGGAGGTGACAGTGTCATGGTGGTGTCCTGCGTGGAGAGGAAACGGTCGAGCAGGAGCTCCTGGGCGGAGGGGCGATGGGAGGCGGGGACAAGGCACCTGCCGATGAACCTGCGCGCGTCGGCGTCATCGACCCGGTAGAAGGCGTCAGGCAGCTTGCCGGAGGTGACCTTCTTGTAGATCTGCGCGGGGTTGGAGCACTCGGCGTAGGGGTACTCGACGGTGAGCATCTCGAGCATGCACATGCCGAAGGAGTAGACGTCGACGAGCTCGTCGTAGTCCTCGTCGTACATCTCGGGCGCCATGAACTCGGGCGTGCCGATGACGCTGTGCGCGGCCTGGGCGCCGCGGAGCACggcggcgaggccgaggtcgccgatCTTGACGGTGCCCTGGTGGCCGTTGACGAACACGTTGTCGCACTTGAGGTCGCGGTGGATGACGGGGGGGTCGTGGGCGTGGAGGTAGGCGAGGCCCCGGAGGATCTGGCGCGCCCAGCCGCGGACGGCGCGGAGGCTCACGCGCGGGTACCGGAGGCGGTACGCGCGGAGGGTGCCGGAGGAGAAGAGCTCGGTGATGAAGTTGAAGGTGCGGCGTGGGGTGCCGCCGGTGCAGCCGCCGCGCGGGGAGGGGGAGGAGACGGAGACCCATGAGGCGTGGAAGGCGATGATGGCGTCGTGGCGGAGCGTGCTGAGGAGGTGGACCTCGGAGTACATGCGCTGCAGGGCGTCGGGGGTGCGGAGGACGTCGGCGAGGTTGGCCTGGTTCCACGCCACCTCCACGCCGCGCACCTCGTCGAACCCCCTGTACACCGACTTCATCGCCCCCTTGCCCAGGAGCTCGTCGaactgcatgcatgcatcacatTTCCAACATAGATCAAGCTTCCCATCCATCAGCCCCAAGAACAACAATTACCAAAACAAAATGTACTAAAGCTGTACTAAAACTGCGATGCAagcgacaagtaatatggatcggaAGGAGTAATATTTCCGTGTGTGTTTTCAGGTATAAATTACATTCGCAATTCAAATTAGAACTCACACTGACAGCACTTACGTAATATGACCGTTAGTGCTTAGTTATGCCAATTTCATGTTAACAAGGAAATATAATTAAAAGAAAAACCAATACGTAGACTAACAATACAACTACTGTACACAACTGTGGAgagagcactgaaaggacaaacaTGAGTGACCGCTACAACTTCATCCACTGAGAAATAAAGGTGAAGGATATCTTTGGGGGATACTGACAGGGCATATTATCCCGTTGAAGCTTTCAAAGCATCTCATTATTGGCATATCGACACATGGAACAATCCTCGCCACCAATCCATCACTCATCAGCCAAACCCAACTTAGTCCTAACCTAACTAGGGGTCTCCAACCAAACACCAACTCTTCCCTGATATAACTTGGATTGATTAGATTAGAAGAGAAATCACAATGAAATTCCC
This genomic window contains:
- the LOC109753438 gene encoding probable serine/threonine-protein kinase WNK8, giving the protein MSSPRRPEMSPAARNSDNGYVETDPTGRYGRFDELLGKGAMKSVYRGFDEVRGVEVAWNQANLADVLRTPDALQRMYSEVHLLSTLRHDAIIAFHASWVSVSSPSPRGGCTGGTPRRTFNFITELFSSGTLRAYRLRYPRVSLRAVRGWARQILRGLAYLHAHDPPVIHRDLKCDNVFVNGHQGTVKIGDLGLAAVLRGAQAAHSVIGTPEFMAPEMYDEDYDELVDVYSFGMCMLEMLTVEYPYAECSNPAQIYKKVTSGKLPDAFYRVDDADARRFIGRCLVPASHRPSAQELLLDRFLSTQDTTMTLSPPPLLPALPTSGDRKDNPEEAEPVAARTDMTITGKLNTDDDTIFLKVQIVDEAGHSRNIYFPFDIAGDTATEVAREMVKELDITDRDPSEIAAMIEQEITRLVPDWVGGGCDDQQEYYTYADNDDNEEQPPFYYLSSSPTSSNGSHCGTGPTTSGGGYAGWFQDYAVSSDDDETSSTRSALHYSSEEAQPEEKPGVSKTGQVKATRFGRGDSGTAGHDVSSSRAGRPRHHRGSPDAGGDEGRPRRQQGRMTRNRSMVDVRSQLLHRTLVEELNKRMFFNTVGAVENIGFRRIPGYGGGPSSSSATVTSSRGGDQRGRRSGKDKHQFFMF